One Vallitalea pronyensis genomic region harbors:
- a CDS encoding sulfatase-like hydrolase/transferase — MKPNILFMIAEDICPNLGCYGDIDAITPNLDELAEKGMRYEHASSVGPVCSAARTAIALGMYPTVAGVSNHRSHVKIPDHIRIFAEFMQEAGYYTGINKTDYNFCETYTDGKITGWDTIIESDFGSDSEKVVKELKHAWNRRTEGKPFFFMHTYAVTHQSKYGYPGTPKEHRRQIIPRTKPEHYRDRNNLHIPRYHVDNPNTKEIWGQYHECITAMDRMIGETIYEMKEDGIFNNTIIFFFGDNGMGIPGGKSNIWNEGTNVPLIIHIPEKFKSHAKNYVSGKVIKYPVDFVDFASTILRLGNAKCPAYLQGRDILNMDESKARNSSFSYRNRTDNSCDISRTIKDDRYLYVRNFYPSRGWSESPYMVLCAPYFMASNETDVKNHYIKDGAYDRRNAFYLPEKPCEELYDLKTDPFQMNNLVDSKAFKDQLVVMRQLLKKWMIDIKDGGLLMEREYQCLPNGKTAYDMIQDPNIYPLVNILNICDMMFDEDVNKKELIAGLENENPSIRYWTIQVLYKLPLLDEEIIDHLILKLHDISPMVRISVAELLIGVSTRQDIICIAENTINGFLGDDEDLLMQLEALLCIDRIGHQLKHLLPKIEEIMSLFKGNSGIDLSRYIGSVQSLAKFMYGKWNNGFGSLDIDCEEIRRYAIFHELKENANAIDLEIG, encoded by the coding sequence ATGAAACCCAATATATTATTTATGATTGCAGAGGATATTTGTCCAAATTTAGGATGTTATGGAGACATAGATGCTATTACACCAAACTTAGATGAATTGGCTGAAAAGGGGATGAGATATGAACATGCTTCAAGTGTAGGCCCGGTATGTTCAGCGGCTAGAACTGCAATTGCTCTAGGAATGTATCCTACTGTAGCAGGCGTTTCAAATCATCGCAGCCATGTAAAGATTCCAGATCATATAAGAATATTTGCTGAGTTTATGCAAGAAGCAGGATACTATACAGGTATAAACAAAACAGATTACAATTTTTGTGAAACGTACACGGATGGTAAGATTACAGGTTGGGATACAATCATTGAATCCGACTTTGGAAGTGACAGTGAAAAAGTTGTTAAAGAACTGAAACATGCATGGAATAGACGTACTGAAGGTAAACCATTTTTTTTCATGCATACCTACGCAGTAACGCATCAGTCAAAATATGGATATCCAGGAACGCCAAAAGAACATCGTCGTCAGATTATTCCAAGAACAAAACCAGAACATTATAGAGATAGGAATAATTTGCACATACCTAGATATCATGTCGATAATCCAAACACCAAAGAAATCTGGGGGCAGTATCATGAATGTATAACAGCTATGGATCGTATGATTGGTGAAACGATTTATGAAATGAAGGAAGATGGGATTTTTAATAATACCATCATATTTTTCTTTGGTGATAATGGAATGGGAATACCAGGTGGAAAGTCGAATATATGGAATGAGGGAACAAATGTACCTTTGATTATTCATATACCAGAAAAATTCAAGTCACATGCCAAGAATTATGTTTCTGGAAAAGTAATCAAATATCCAGTTGATTTTGTGGATTTTGCTTCAACTATACTCCGGTTGGGTAATGCCAAATGTCCAGCATATCTTCAAGGACGTGACATTCTCAATATGGATGAGTCAAAAGCAAGGAATAGTTCATTTTCATACAGAAATCGAACGGATAATAGTTGTGATATTTCTCGTACTATAAAAGACGATAGATATCTGTATGTGAGAAATTTTTATCCCAGTAGAGGCTGGAGTGAATCGCCATATATGGTTCTATGTGCGCCTTATTTTATGGCTAGTAATGAGACAGACGTTAAAAATCATTATATAAAGGATGGTGCATATGATAGAAGAAATGCCTTCTATTTGCCAGAAAAACCATGTGAGGAATTATATGATCTTAAGACTGATCCATTTCAGATGAATAATCTGGTTGATTCCAAGGCATTCAAAGATCAATTAGTTGTCATGAGGCAGCTATTGAAGAAATGGATGATTGACATCAAAGATGGTGGGTTGCTTATGGAACGTGAGTATCAATGTTTACCAAATGGAAAAACAGCTTATGATATGATTCAAGATCCTAATATATACCCTCTTGTTAATATATTAAACATATGTGACATGATGTTTGATGAAGATGTTAATAAAAAAGAACTAATTGCGGGTTTAGAAAATGAGAATCCCTCAATTCGTTATTGGACAATCCAAGTTTTATATAAGTTGCCATTGCTTGATGAAGAGATAATCGACCATCTAATTCTTAAGTTGCACGACATAAGTCCAATGGTACGAATTTCGGTTGCTGAATTGTTGATAGGTGTATCTACTCGACAGGATATAATTTGTATAGCAGAGAATACAATAAATGGATTTCTAGGGGATGATGAAGATTTGTTAATGCAGTTAGAGGCATTATTGTGCATTGATAGAATAGGTCATCAACTGAAACATCTGCTACCTAAAATAGAAGAAATTATGAGTCTATTCAAAGGGAATAGTGGAATAGATCTAAGTCGTTATATTGGTTCTGTTCAATCACTTGCAAAATTTATGTATGGAAAATGGAATAATGGTTTTGGTTCTTTAGATATAGACTGTGAAGAAATTAGGAGATACGCAATATTTCATGAGTTAAAGGAAAACGCCAATGCAATAGACTTAGAAATAGGATAG
- a CDS encoding YdbC family protein has translation MADIKYDIVEELGVVSESNRGWKKELNRISWNGREAKYDLRDWAPDHEKMGKGITLSHQELIALRELLNKIL, from the coding sequence ATGGCAGATATAAAATATGATATTGTAGAAGAATTAGGTGTCGTATCAGAATCCAATAGAGGATGGAAAAAAGAATTGAATCGAATTAGCTGGAATGGACGAGAAGCCAAATATGACTTACGCGATTGGGCTCCTGACCATGAGAAGATGGGTAAAGGCATTACATTATCCCATCAAGAACTTATTGCCCTTAGAGAACTGTTAAATAAAATCTTGTAA
- a CDS encoding radical SAM protein → MISKILEKARKGITLSKRDALTLLEVDQASPLFYELIATANELTRKTYHNQGYVFAQIGLNAEPCSKNCKFCSLGSTHYAVDCEWKKSEEAIQQEIQQFVESGVHDIFLMITADYDLEAFLDIVSQARQLIPEHIRLVVNMGDFDRDIGRRLKKIGVTGVYHIHRLREGIDTDILPEVRIATLDAIKEVGLELYYCVEPIGPEHTYDEIADEMIRARDYGVSVMAVMRRVPIAGTPLYDKGQITSLELTKIAAVARLVSEPTRAMNAHEVTPMSLIAGVNQLYGEYGANPRDIHTHTEEGRGYSINQIKVLLTDAEYQIS, encoded by the coding sequence ATGATTAGTAAGATTCTAGAAAAAGCAAGAAAAGGTATTACCCTAAGTAAAAGAGATGCGCTCACATTGTTGGAAGTTGACCAAGCATCTCCTTTATTTTATGAATTGATTGCCACTGCCAATGAATTAACCAGAAAAACATACCATAATCAAGGATACGTCTTTGCTCAAATAGGCTTGAATGCGGAACCATGTTCTAAAAACTGCAAATTCTGTTCCCTTGGGAGTACCCATTATGCCGTTGATTGTGAATGGAAAAAGAGTGAAGAAGCCATTCAACAAGAAATACAACAGTTTGTTGAGAGCGGTGTACATGATATATTTTTGATGATTACAGCTGATTATGATTTGGAGGCATTCTTAGACATCGTCAGTCAAGCCCGTCAACTGATACCAGAGCACATACGATTAGTTGTCAATATGGGTGACTTTGATAGGGATATTGGTAGAAGGCTTAAAAAAATAGGGGTAACAGGTGTTTACCATATTCATCGATTAAGAGAGGGCATTGATACAGATATTTTACCAGAGGTTAGAATAGCAACGTTAGATGCGATTAAGGAAGTGGGATTGGAACTCTACTATTGTGTAGAACCCATAGGTCCAGAGCATACTTATGATGAAATTGCCGACGAGATGATCAGAGCGAGGGATTATGGCGTTAGCGTGATGGCTGTTATGCGTCGTGTTCCTATAGCAGGAACACCTCTTTACGACAAAGGTCAAATAACTTCCTTGGAACTGACAAAAATAGCTGCTGTAGCAAGGCTTGTATCAGAACCCACAAGAGCCATGAATGCTCATGAAGTAACACCCATGTCCCTTATAGCTGGTGTCAACCAATTGTATGGGGAGTATGGTGCTAACCCACGTGATATTCACACCCATACCGAAGAAGGAAGGGGTTATAGCATCAATCAGATAAAGGTATTATTAACAGATGCAGAATATCAAATAAGTTGA